The Kosmotoga arenicorallina S304 nucleotide sequence TAAAAGTCGATGTTTCCTCTCTTACCGGTGCGAAAATGATGGTCCACAGTGCCTGGGATGTAACAAAAACCACAACAATGGACGTTGACAAGGTATATCCATACGAGCTTATAAGCTTTGATTATAAAGAAGACACTGTCTACCAGTGTAAAGATTCTACTGATACAACTGAACCTCCAGATAAGGAGATTTTTAAAGGTTCCGAAGTAACTGTTTATCCTGTTGCTGCAAGAATACTCTACTCTACTGATGAATTGAAGGTAAGCACACTTGAAGAATTCAAGAACGCCTTTGGAAGCAATATTGTTTCCGCTGACACCGGTGTTCCTGAAAGAGTGCATTCCATAATCAATTTCGTTGACGTACTCAATGAACTTGGAGTTCCTGAAGATGCTTCATTCGGTTGTATGTTTAAGTTCAGCCGTGAAGGAGTTGAACCAACTTCAAAGGTAGAGATCACCAATCCTACTCTCCACTATACTCTCCTTGGAAGACTGGTTAACGCTAAATTCACCGAAAGGGATAAATCGTTCTTCTCCGAATTCACTACAGAGGTGCTTCCAGATCCTGTAAGCTTTGTCGGTAACGTTTACTTGATCAAAGAAGGCTCTGAATCCGGGAAAGTTGTGAAGAACGCTGGCGTTATCAACGAATTGTTTGACCTCCAGGACGGTCTTCCATTCGGGCTTTCAGGCACATACACTGTATTACTTGAATACCATGCTGATGACGAGAATATTGATGAATACTTCATCAGGATTTTGAATAAGTAAAAGATGTCTTTTTCATCGCGGCCCGCCAGTGGCGGGCTGCTTTTGTTAAAGGGGAGGTGTCAAAATGAAACGCAGTTTGAAACTCACAATAGGGATCACAATACCAATAGCAGTATTGCTGGTGCTGCTGTATTTCTTCCTCTGGCCAATTACTATAACAGTTAGTGCAATATTTCCCACTGATGCGCAGGGAAATCCTACAATAAAAGCAATTTCTTCAATAGAAGAAGTCACTTTGAGCAAAGACAAGCCATCTGCCAAGCTAAAGGCCAAACGAAAGGATTCAGTGGATTTTGTGACTCTTGAAGGTGTTCTGCTCGACAGGAAAGAAATAGTCAGGGAAGTAAAAGAACTTAAATACGCTTTTCCTGAGCCAGATATAAATTTATTCAACTACTCCTTCAGCGAAGATGGAAAAGAGCTGATATTGAGCTGGAGAGCTGAGAGCTCTCCTTATAACATTGATAGCGTGAGTCTTGAAAGAAATGGGACTGCCGTTACAAGAAAAGGAGATAGCTACACGGATAACATTGTGGATTATCAGGGTAAGAGACTATCATATGATCTGACAATTGGATATAAATACGGCCCTGTCTACATAGAAAAATCAAAAACTCTCAGTGTTGAAATACCCATGTTACCCGTTGAGATAGAAGTAAAAGTCTCCCTTGGAAAGGGTCTCGATCCCGAAAAAGTATCCCTTTTACTTGATGAAAAGCCATATAAGCTAGAGTCTAATCTAAAAGCCATTATCAGTACAGTACCACAGGGAAAGCACAAGCTTGAACTAAAATACGATGGAATATCACTATTGACAAAGGAAGTCGTTCTAAAATGGAATGATGATATCCCGTACCTTTTTGAATTCCCCATTGATTCTATCGAAATCAGTGAGCTGTCGGCAACACGGGATGGAGAAAATATGAATCTTAACTGGAAAAGCGACCTGAAATCCTATGAGGAAACCGACGTTAGCTATCTCATAACAGTAGATGCCTCAAACTTTGTCACAAAGGAAAAATCCTTTGTGCTTACCCTTCCCGAGGAAACTATGCAAATAGTCGTTACACCACTATATAAAGGAGTCGCCTTTGGTTTGGAAGAAACTGTTGAGGTTTTGGGAAAACCATTCTTCGAGCTGGGAACAATACCGGGCTATATCCCTTCAACAAGCCTGGAAATCCAATTTGAAGCGAAGAACATTTCAGAACTTTTACTTTCCCTTGATGGAGCAGAACCTGCTAAAATAGATACCCAAAAAGGGAAAATTGTTTTCGAAGAGCTTTCAGAAGGCGTTCATGCTATAAGTTTCTACATCACAGATCTATATGGGGAGAGCTTCACCAAGAGTGCTACATTTGTGGTGGACACAACACCTCCTAATGAACCGACATTACTGAATTACAATATAGTCGGAAAGAGAATCATTATAAACCTCGCCACGAGTTCTGACACCGTTTCTATTTCTGGTGAAGTTAATGTCTCTGATACCACCACATTCCATATAGAAACAAAAAACAATCAGATAACCGTTCCTGTTCCTTCCCCGGAAACAGGATTTAACGGTACTCTTGAACTATTCCTCACAGCCATTGATAGAGCCGGTAATATGTCAATGCAAGCACATTATGAAATTGAGCTTGTCAACTTCGAAGAGATTGTGGGAAGTCTTGGCTTTGATGTGATTCAAAAAGACTACAAACCAGTTACCCTTCGAATTTCAAACTCAAGAGTTAGCGAAGAAGCTTCAATTACAGTTTTTGTCGAAACTTTGAAAGGAACAAGATTATTTACCTATAACTTATCTAATACCTTCAGCGTTTCAGAACCCCTGGAAGGTGTTTATTTTGGCGATCTTAAAATTTCATATATAATAAACGCCCTGGGAATTGAATCGCCAACCTATGTCGCCACAGAAACACGAGTTGACTTAAAGAATCTTGATGGTTTCTATGCCTATCAGGTGGATGAAGATGGCAAATTCAGGGTGAGATTCTATCCTGTTCCCGATCCTGATGTTAAATACAGGATTCGCCGGAAAATATTAGACACGCCTGTGAATCAGGAAATAAAAACTATCTCGTTTGAAGAAACAGACCTGGATAGTGACACGCCCATTTTAAAAGACTTTGACTCGCCACTGCCTTTAACCAATAACGCAACAATGGAAATCTCTGTCGAGGTGGAAATAATTACAGACCAGTACAGCTATAAGTTTCCTGAAAAGCGCTTGACTCTGTATAAAGGTGCTACTATCCTAACCGGGAATGCTACTGATGCGGAATTTGACAAACGGGCTTTCCCCATTTTAATAGCTGAGAATTATACAATCCCCAATGATTCCGAGGTTTCCATTGCAGGAAAGGGCCTGGTGCTTATTCAAGATGGCTCCTCTTTCGTGGTAAACGGTACGCTAAATATCTCCGGGAGCAACGGCTTGATTACACTAAAAAGCGAGTCAAGAAATGAGATTTTGCTTTATGGCGGTGAGTTGAATTTAAAAAAGGCATCTGGATATGAAATGTCTATCTTTGCCTCGGGTGCGCGATTAAACATAGAAGACTGCGTTTTCTCAGATGTCTTCAATCCTCTGATCGTTAAAAACGGTTCATCGGTGAAACTAAATAACATTTCCATCAACTCTGTGGGAACAGCTGGATATATAAGCGATGCTGTTATTTTCGATGCTCATGATGTTGAAATAATCAACTCTACAAAGGGATTTATACTGATCAATCCACAAAAAGCTTATATAAATAAATACGTTGCCAATACGGGAATTAAAAATACCGGATTGGAAATTAAGAATTCTCTTTCTGATGAGATAGTTATTGAGGATCTTGATATCTCATCAGGACGCTTTGCTCTTAATATTGAGAATCTGAAGAGCATGATGATTAACAATGCTCGTTTGAAAGCATCGGGTTTTTATGTCATGGCACTTAGCAATGTAGAAAAGGCTCAGGTAGCTGATGTGTCTATAAGTGGTATCCCCGGAAAAGCCCAGCCAAACATAGGACTTTTCGTTGCCAGCACTGGAGGGATTTTCAAGGGAATCTCTGTAAGCCAGTGCAAAGAAATAGGAATTTTCATAAACAACAGGTGGCTTCCGGAAGAGCTCATAGAAACATACAATGCTCTTCCACCAAAAGAAAAGGAGAACTGGGCACCGATTGAACTGTACACCAAAACCGAGGCATTTTCAGAAAATTTCTATGATATCTATCTTGAAGGTATTTACAACCTTCGCGCTCCGGGGCTGGATCTTAGCAGGCTCAGGATCTATGATTGGAGAGTCGATAAAACCTGGTCTAATGAACTCGGTAAGATCTTTCCCAGAGGCACTGTTATTGTGAAGTAAATCAAAATACGCTCAAATAGCGTTCATAGTGATCTGGTGCTACGGTAACTATTTTCCCCGTGGTGCCAGATTTTTTTAATCTATACGCCGCAGCGACATTTGCACCGGACGAAATCCCAACCAATAATCCTTCTTTCCTGTGAAGCCATTGCATCATCTCGATTGCTTCGCCAGAGCTTACGGTAATTATATCGTCCAGAAGATCTTGGTCGAGAATAGCCGGGACAAAGCCCGCACCTATGCCCTGAATTCTGTGCTTACCGGGTTTTTCCCCGGAAAGAACAGCGGATTCTTCTGGCTCGACGCCTATGATTTTAATTCCAGGAAGTAACTTCTTCAAAGCCCTGCCAGCTCCCGTAATAGTACCGCCTGTACCTATGCCAGCAACAAAGATATCTAATTCATTGCCACATTGCTGGAATATCTCCGGTCCGGTGCTTATCTCATGATAGTAGGGGTTTCCTGGATTGGAAAACTGGTCCAGAATAACAGCATTTTCAAGGTTACGGACAATTTCTTTTGCTCTCTCAACGGCTTCTTTCATACCTCCTGATGCACTTGTCAGGATAACATCGGCACCGAGTTCCTCCATAACCTTCCATCGCTCTTCACTTACGCTTTCGGGCATTACCAGAATTGCTTTGTATCTGAATTTGCTTGCAAACATGGCTATTGAAATACCGGTGTTTCCACTTGTAGGCTCTACAACGGTAACTCCTTCTGAAATTCTACCCCTGCTCTTCATGTATAAAATCATTCCCATTACAGCCCTATCCTTTACGCTGCCGCCAGGATTGTTTTTTTCCAGTTTCAGTAAAATGCTTCCTGAAGAATCAAGGCTTCTCAAAGAAACAAGGGGCGTCTTTCCAACTATCATATCAATGCTCATAGGTTTACCTCATGATGGATTTTTTCTGTCTTTTTTGCAGGAATGCCGACATATGTCTGATTTTCAGGTACATGCTCAAGGACAACGCTATTTGCACCGATCTTTGCATTATCACCCACAATTATAGGTCCAAGTATCTTTGCACCAGCCCCGATAATTACATTACGTCCAATGTCCGGATGCCGTTTCCCTTCGACTATTCTTCGACTACCAAGAGTTACTCCATGATAAATCAATGTACCGCTACCAACGGTTGCTGTAGACCCAATGACTACACCTATTCCATGATCAATTACAACGCCAGCTTCAATATGAGCTGCTGGATGTATATCGATATTGAAAATCACCCTGTTGAAATAATGGATTAACTCAGCAGGCCAGAAAAAACCGAAATTCCAGAGCAAATGGGATAATCTATATAAAAAAAGCGCATGAAATCCGGCTGAAGTCAAATATATGTGAAATTTCGATCTTGCAGCGGGATCTTTTATTAAATATTCGTCAAAGTCCTTCTTGACCGCTTTCAGTAAATTCATCATTTCATTTGTGAAATTTCCCATCAAATCACCTCATTTATATATTACCAAAAATATCGGAATTTAGTTGTTATTTTCGTAACTGTTTTAGTAAACACACCTAAAACAAACCAGTTAAGTCAATGCAGTGATACTTCTTTTGGATTCGATGAATAGGCGATTATTGGGCCTCTTATGATAGAATTTTTTGGAGGGGGGATATCATGAAATATTTTTTTCTTCTTTGTAGCTTTTTAGTAGCCGGAATGGTTTTTTCATTGACGGTGATTTATGCTGGTATATCACCAGCATTTTCACTTAACAACTACGAGTCAGTTGACGGAAGTTATGAACCGAACTTGTATGACCTTTTAAGATACTATTCACTTCCAGCACTGGGAAAGGCAGGCTTTCAAATAAGTAATGAGCATCTGGAAGCTGCAATGTTCATAGAAGCCCGCCAGGATTTTTCCGCATTTTTACTTGGAAGGGATTTTTCGAATCTTCCTCTATCTGTTGGTTCATGGGCACCCTTTTTTGATGCCAATTATCCCCGCGTGGGTTACATCCAATGGGGTTCTTCTTCTGTTCTCATTTCAGCGGGCAGGAGAAAATTGAAGTGGGGGCCTGCTACCTATGATATTGGGCTTTCCAGCGTTCCTCCATATTTCGATCATCTATGGTTACAGTTTTCCGACGAAACCTTTTTTGGCAGCTTTGACTACAATTTCTTTGCGATTTCAGCTGATAGGAGTGTATATGGCGATCCCAAGACTCTTTTAGGCCACAAATGGGCCTTTTCAAGCGATGCTTTCAGATTGAGTTTCGCCGAGGAAAACCTGATTTACGGGGTTTATCCGGATTTACAGGATATTGGACCATTCATTATATATCATCATAGTTACCAGACCCATTCAAATGTCATGTTTTTTGTCACCGCTGAAATGCTGCTGAAAAGTTTTAGAATCTATGGTGAATTTGGCCTTGATGAATTCAGGCTAAACACGGAAGGTGAAAATTCCAGGCCTACGGCTTTTGGCTGGCTTGCCGGTGTAGAGTGGAGCAGCAGCGAAATCTGGAATAAAGTCAGAAACAAAGAGTATTTTGATGACTTCACATTGTTCGAAAGGGGATTATCAACTCCATCAGCAGTTAAGCTGAGGTATGAGTATTACCACACAACGCCCTATCTATACAATAGAGATGCTGATATCGGGAAATTCACCTATCCTTTCAGGCTCAACGTTATGTGGCTCAATATGTGGCCCGACATAGACTTTTTCTTTGGCTTCCCATATGGTCCTGACGTATCTCTGCATTTGTTGAGCTATCAATGGAACAAGGAAAAAATCGAGCTTTTTTCTCAGGTCGAATTCCTTGCCATGGGAAGTTACGGGATCGACAGCCCTTATTATGCACCCTATGAGCATGACTG carries:
- the cysK gene encoding cysteine synthase A, with product MSIDMIVGKTPLVSLRSLDSSGSILLKLEKNNPGGSVKDRAVMGMILYMKSRGRISEGVTVVEPTSGNTGISIAMFASKFRYKAILVMPESVSEERWKVMEELGADVILTSASGGMKEAVERAKEIVRNLENAVILDQFSNPGNPYYHEISTGPEIFQQCGNELDIFVAGIGTGGTITGAGRALKKLLPGIKIIGVEPEESAVLSGEKPGKHRIQGIGAGFVPAILDQDLLDDIITVSSGEAIEMMQWLHRKEGLLVGISSGANVAAAYRLKKSGTTGKIVTVAPDHYERYLSVF
- the cysE gene encoding serine O-acetyltransferase encodes the protein MGNFTNEMMNLLKAVKKDFDEYLIKDPAARSKFHIYLTSAGFHALFLYRLSHLLWNFGFFWPAELIHYFNRVIFNIDIHPAAHIEAGVVIDHGIGVVIGSTATVGSGTLIYHGVTLGSRRIVEGKRHPDIGRNVIIGAGAKILGPIIVGDNAKIGANSVVLEHVPENQTYVGIPAKKTEKIHHEVNL